In Candidatus Bathyarchaeota archaeon, the following proteins share a genomic window:
- a CDS encoding lipoate--protein ligase family protein, translating to MASWRLLKLEAHNAYMNMAVDEAILNARIKGLVPNTIRFYRWNPSAVSIGRFQNIENEVYLQNCLEHRVDVVRRVTGGGTVYHDAEGEITYSVVVSKEDLDAKDITEVYARIYAGIVEALNVLGLKADFNEGNPKVCPNLTVNGKKISGSAQCHKADVVLQHGTMLVDVNLEKMFTFLKVPWAKTCMEVVNVAKNKITSIKAELGKEISLETVHKALIEGFRKTLKTPLQQENLTPYEKELAEKLCKEKYATADWNMYGKEN from the coding sequence ATGGCCAGCTGGAGGCTATTGAAACTTGAGGCACATAACGCTTACATGAATATGGCTGTGGACGAAGCTATATTAAATGCGAGGATAAAGGGGCTTGTGCCTAACACTATACGGTTTTACCGCTGGAACCCATCGGCAGTTTCTATTGGAAGATTTCAGAACATAGAAAACGAGGTTTATCTGCAAAACTGTCTTGAACATCGCGTGGACGTTGTTAGACGCGTAACCGGCGGAGGCACCGTTTACCATGATGCTGAAGGTGAAATCACATACAGTGTAGTCGTAAGCAAAGAAGACCTAGACGCTAAGGACATAACTGAGGTTTATGCGCGAATCTATGCAGGCATAGTTGAAGCCCTTAATGTTTTAGGTTTAAAGGCAGACTTCAATGAAGGCAACCCAAAAGTCTGTCCGAACTTGACGGTAAACGGCAAAAAAATTTCAGGAAGCGCTCAATGTCATAAGGCCGACGTAGTCCTACAACATGGCACAATGTTGGTGGACGTTAACCTAGAGAAAATGTTCACTTTCTTGAAAGTTCCATGGGCAAAAACATGCATGGAAGTTGTTAACGTGGCTAAAAACAAAATAACCTCAATAAAAGCGGAGCTTGGCAAGGAAATTTCACTCGAAACAGTTCATAAAGCCCTAATTGAAGGCTTTCGAAAAACATTGAAAACACCGCTTCAGCAAGAAAACTTAACACCATACGAAAAGGAGTTAGCTGAAAAACTTTGCAAGGAGAAATATGCCACCGCTGACTGGAACATGTATGGGAAAGAAAATTAG
- a CDS encoding 30S ribosomal protein S12 yields the protein MGSKSPRGEFAARKLAAKRQKFRWSSMYYKRRMLGLDVKADPLEGAPMARGIVLEKVGVESKQPNSAIRKCVRVQLIKNGKVITAFLPGDGALNVVDEHDEVLVEGIGGSRGRSMGDIPGVRWKVIMVNGVSLKELVLGRKQKPMR from the coding sequence ATGGGTTCAAAGTCTCCAAGAGGTGAGTTTGCCGCTAGAAAGTTAGCGGCAAAACGGCAAAAGTTCCGTTGGAGTAGCATGTACTATAAAAGGCGAATGTTGGGTTTAGACGTTAAGGCGGATCCTCTTGAAGGTGCACCAATGGCTAGAGGCATAGTCCTCGAAAAGGTTGGTGTTGAAAGCAAGCAGCCCAACAGCGCCATCAGAAAGTGTGTTAGAGTCCAACTTATAAAGAATGGTAAAGTTATTACGGCTTTTCTGCCCGGAGATGGTGCTCTAAACGTTGTAGACGAACACGACGAAGTTCTAGTAGAGGGAATAGGTGGTTCTCGTGGAAGAAGCATGGGCGACATCCCGGGCGTAAGATGGAAAGTTATAATGGTTAACGGAGTTTCGCTTAAAGAACTTGTGCTTGGTAGGAAACAGAAACCGATGCGGTGA
- a CDS encoding 50S ribosome-binding GTPase, whose protein sequence is MPTNLPAEAKRKWAEVSAARNPKERLRLMEEFLSLVPKHKGTAKLCAQVKKQMAVLRKEIEEGKRRKAGRGGGPKFFLEKEGAAQVVILGLTNVGKSSFLAALTNAKVEVSPAPYTTREPVPGMLNYEDIQFQLVEAPALMEGAAEGKAWGLQTLALARNADGLILMVDLTQNPMEQLSIILGELEKTRILVCKPKARVEIERKFMGAGLRIIVFGRLLNCTFKDVEELLKSYRVSDAIVKIYGEAALDDVEDAIFESTTYKPAIIVANKIDAGNAYANLKLLEEEVNGQLPIIAVSCKTGQGLEKIGTTLFHTLDLIRVYTKEPSERGPSQKPFVLKRGSTIHDLARNIHSDFSEKFAYAKVWAKRLVFSPQKVGATFILEDGDVVEIHTK, encoded by the coding sequence ATGCCGACGAATCTGCCGGCGGAAGCTAAGCGTAAGTGGGCTGAGGTTTCAGCCGCGAGAAATCCGAAAGAAAGACTTAGGCTTATGGAGGAGTTTCTGAGCCTTGTTCCCAAGCATAAAGGGACAGCTAAACTTTGCGCGCAAGTTAAGAAGCAGATGGCTGTTCTGCGTAAAGAAATCGAGGAGGGAAAACGTAGAAAAGCTGGCAGAGGTGGCGGCCCTAAATTTTTCCTAGAAAAAGAAGGAGCCGCTCAAGTTGTTATTCTAGGGCTTACAAATGTGGGTAAAAGCAGTTTTCTCGCGGCTTTAACAAACGCGAAGGTTGAGGTTTCACCCGCTCCCTACACCACTAGAGAGCCGGTTCCTGGAATGCTCAATTACGAAGATATCCAGTTCCAGTTGGTTGAGGCCCCAGCACTCATGGAAGGGGCGGCGGAAGGAAAAGCTTGGGGACTTCAAACTTTAGCCTTAGCTAGAAACGCTGACGGCTTAATTCTCATGGTGGATTTGACGCAAAATCCGATGGAACAATTGTCCATAATCCTTGGAGAGCTAGAGAAAACGCGGATATTGGTCTGTAAACCAAAAGCACGGGTTGAAATTGAGAGGAAGTTTATGGGCGCCGGTTTACGCATAATAGTTTTTGGGAGGCTTTTAAACTGCACTTTCAAGGATGTTGAGGAGCTTCTTAAAAGCTATAGAGTTTCAGATGCTATTGTAAAAATTTACGGCGAAGCCGCTTTAGACGATGTTGAAGACGCCATTTTTGAGAGCACAACCTACAAGCCAGCTATAATAGTGGCAAACAAAATCGATGCAGGAAACGCGTATGCAAACCTAAAGCTTCTAGAGGAAGAGGTTAACGGGCAACTTCCAATAATCGCTGTTTCATGTAAAACTGGACAGGGCTTGGAAAAAATCGGCACAACACTTTTTCATACGTTAGATTTAATACGTGTTTACACAAAAGAGCCAAGCGAAAGGGGCCCCTCACAGAAACCATTCGTCCTAAAGAGGGGCTCCACGATTCATGATTTGGCAAGAAACATTCATAGCGACTTCAGCGAAAAATTTGCTTACGCAAAGGTTTGGGCAAAACGCCTGGTCTTTAGCCCACAGAAGGTAGGAGCTACCTTCATTTTAGAGGATGGAGACGTTGTTGAAATCCACACAAAATAG
- a CDS encoding phosphoglycerate dehydrogenase — MQKLIFVSFPINDPKVYKVLENEGFKVIFGRKPSSPIASEKETYSEDEIIEKCREVHAIIASPRLKLSSQVLRSMRKLVCICQRGIGFDNVDIETASELGILVTNAPIELDFISVAEHTLALILALAKKLKNISMLMSQKDASIYYDERVDTITLKNKTVGIIGLGRIGAKVATLLTPFDVKLLGYDPYISEQKAKSFGVQLVDLSTLLRESDFVTIHAPLTKQTYHLIGVRELGLMKKTAFIINTSRGAIIDENALIDALKNQKIAGAALDVLEKEPATPDNPLLTMDNVIITPHIAGRNSESLIEGEKVAVDNCVKLLKGIVPEYVVNTEAIPKWRERLLKI, encoded by the coding sequence ATGCAAAAATTAATTTTCGTAAGTTTCCCCATAAACGATCCAAAAGTTTACAAAGTTTTAGAAAATGAGGGGTTTAAAGTAATTTTCGGAAGGAAACCTTCATCACCGATTGCTAGCGAGAAAGAGACATATTCAGAAGACGAAATCATTGAAAAATGCAGGGAAGTGCACGCGATTATTGCTTCTCCAAGATTAAAACTTTCATCACAGGTCTTAAGGTCAATGCGAAAACTTGTCTGCATTTGCCAGCGAGGGATAGGCTTTGATAATGTGGATATTGAAACAGCTTCTGAACTTGGCATACTAGTCACGAACGCACCAATAGAGTTGGATTTTATCAGCGTTGCGGAACATACATTAGCGTTAATTTTGGCTTTAGCTAAAAAATTAAAGAACATTTCCATGCTTATGTCTCAAAAAGATGCATCGATTTATTATGATGAGCGCGTCGATACAATTACATTGAAAAATAAAACAGTGGGCATCATTGGTCTTGGAAGAATTGGTGCTAAAGTTGCGACATTACTCACCCCGTTTGATGTAAAACTTCTAGGCTATGATCCTTACATATCAGAGCAAAAAGCAAAAAGCTTCGGAGTACAATTAGTTGATTTGTCAACATTGTTAAGAGAATCCGATTTTGTCACCATCCACGCTCCGTTAACTAAGCAAACTTACCACTTGATAGGTGTCAGAGAACTGGGGTTGATGAAGAAAACTGCTTTCATAATTAACACTTCGCGAGGAGCAATAATTGATGAAAACGCGTTGATTGACGCCTTGAAAAATCAGAAAATAGCCGGTGCTGCTTTAGATGTTCTAGAAAAGGAGCCGGCAACCCCAGATAATCCCCTGTTAACAATGGATAACGTTATTATCACTCCTCATATAGCCGGCCGAAACAGTGAGTCTCTCATCGAGGGAGAGAAAGTTGCAGTGGACAATTGCGTGAAACTGCTAAAAGGGATCGTTCCAGAGTACGTTGTTAACACAGAAGCTATCCCAAAATGGCGAGAAAGATTGTTGAAGATTTAG
- the tuf gene encoding translation elongation factor EF-1 subunit alpha produces MSRPEKPHLNLVIMGHVDHGKSTTTGHLLYLAGVVDERTVKQYEEEAKKMGKETFKFAWILDNLKEERERGLTIDLRFLKFETKKYYFTVIDAPGHRDFVKNMITGASQADGAILFVSAKRGEFEAGIGPGGQTREHAFLAFTLGVNQLVVAINKMDDPTVNWSQERYNEIKNEVSRMLRMVGYKVDKIHFVPVSGWTGDNLVKPSDKMPWYKGPTLLDALDTFELPPKPLNKPLRIPIQDVYSITGVGTVPVGRVETGVLKEGDIVVFMPANKQGEVKSIEMHHTRIPRAEPGDNIGFNVRGIAKTDIRRGDVCGHVNNPPTVAREFIGQIIVIYHPTAIAAGYTPVLHYHTGQMACRFTELIKKIDPRSGQVVEEKPSFLKTGDAALVRMEPLRPISIETYAEFPELGRFAVRDMGTTIAAGIVKEITKKGLQ; encoded by the coding sequence ATGAGTAGGCCAGAAAAACCCCACTTAAACCTTGTGATCATGGGACATGTTGACCATGGAAAATCAACGACAACCGGACACCTACTGTACTTGGCGGGAGTCGTCGACGAAAGAACAGTGAAACAATATGAGGAAGAAGCTAAAAAAATGGGCAAGGAAACCTTCAAGTTCGCTTGGATTCTCGACAACCTTAAAGAGGAGCGGGAAAGAGGTTTAACAATTGATCTGCGTTTCCTAAAGTTTGAAACTAAGAAATATTACTTCACAGTCATCGACGCTCCAGGTCACAGAGACTTCGTTAAAAACATGATTACAGGTGCAAGCCAAGCTGACGGCGCCATTCTTTTCGTTTCAGCTAAAAGAGGTGAATTCGAAGCAGGTATAGGCCCGGGCGGCCAGACCCGCGAGCATGCTTTCTTGGCTTTTACTTTGGGTGTTAACCAGCTCGTCGTAGCCATAAACAAAATGGACGACCCGACTGTCAACTGGAGTCAAGAAAGATACAACGAAATTAAAAACGAAGTCAGCCGAATGCTGAGGATGGTAGGCTACAAAGTCGACAAAATTCATTTCGTGCCTGTTTCCGGGTGGACAGGTGACAACCTTGTTAAGCCAAGTGACAAGATGCCATGGTATAAGGGGCCGACACTGCTAGATGCTTTAGACACTTTCGAGCTTCCACCTAAACCCCTAAACAAACCTTTGCGAATTCCAATTCAAGATGTTTACAGCATAACGGGTGTAGGCACGGTGCCGGTAGGCAGGGTTGAAACCGGCGTCCTTAAAGAAGGTGACATAGTTGTCTTCATGCCAGCCAATAAACAGGGCGAAGTAAAATCGATAGAAATGCATCATACAAGGATCCCGAGGGCTGAACCTGGTGACAACATAGGCTTCAACGTGAGAGGCATAGCCAAAACAGACATAAGACGGGGAGACGTATGCGGCCACGTTAACAACCCGCCAACCGTGGCAAGAGAATTCATTGGCCAAATAATTGTAATATACCATCCGACAGCAATAGCCGCCGGTTACACACCAGTCCTACACTATCATACTGGGCAAATGGCTTGCAGATTCACAGAACTAATCAAGAAAATTGACCCCCGCTCTGGACAGGTTGTCGAAGAAAAACCATCCTTCCTCAAAACTGGGGACGCTGCTCTAGTGCGGATGGAACCGCTCCGTCCAATATCTATTGAAACCTACGCAGAGTTTCCAGAGCTTGGAAGGTTCGCCGTCAGAGACATGGGCACCACAATCGCCGCAGGCATAGTGAAAGAAATAACCAAGAAAGGCCTACAATAA
- the iorA gene encoding indolepyruvate ferredoxin oxidoreductase subunit alpha gives MLGNEAIARGAVEAGVQAATGYPGTPSSEIIETLAAWSKDYGIYVEWSTNEKVALEVALAAAYCNLRALVAMKHVGVNVASDTLFTATYTGVKGGLVLVSADDPSCHSSQNEQDNRLYGPHAYIPVLEPSSPQEAKDLIIYSFESSEKFKMPIMVRTTTRLNHSRGNVKLGPLLKVGKKGTFEKKPEEMSCLPANARKMRLRLINTIRLVEEHFDNSPFNSVCGESNIGVVASGLAYEYVMEALETLKAKDEVSLLKLSTLYPLPKKLVTSFLEGKEKVLVIEELEPFIENYVKSFCCDLDSKTKVYGKAFIPLVGELTPSAVLEGLAKFLNKKLECKREQKLAVEAPPRPPVLCAGCPHRSTFYAIKLAVKKRKVDAIYPSDIGCYGLGFYPPLEAIDVSLCMGSSIGLACGLAKFTGKVVIATIGDSTFMHAGIPALINATFNPSSFVLVILDNGLVAMTGHQPSPVSGVNLMGEKVKIILPENLATACGASFCKVVDPYNLEETVSAIIEAIDHVQKGLGPAVVISRRKCALTLLRESRDGKIKLVKRSINLEKCIGCMACIKLTGCPALLPSNEKVSIDKMTCTGCGLCEEVCPYDAIEKSGG, from the coding sequence ATGCTTGGTAATGAAGCCATTGCGCGTGGCGCCGTTGAGGCTGGGGTTCAAGCTGCGACAGGGTATCCTGGAACACCCTCTTCAGAAATTATTGAAACTTTAGCAGCTTGGTCTAAGGACTATGGAATTTATGTTGAATGGAGCACCAATGAAAAAGTGGCTTTAGAGGTAGCATTGGCCGCAGCCTATTGTAATCTCAGGGCTTTAGTTGCTATGAAACATGTTGGCGTCAATGTAGCCTCAGATACTCTATTCACCGCAACCTATACCGGAGTTAAAGGAGGACTTGTCCTAGTTTCTGCTGATGACCCCAGCTGCCACAGTTCTCAAAACGAACAAGACAATAGGCTCTACGGGCCCCATGCTTACATACCGGTCCTAGAACCATCCTCTCCTCAAGAAGCTAAAGACTTAATCATATACAGTTTTGAGTCATCTGAAAAGTTTAAAATGCCTATAATGGTTAGAACAACAACGAGATTAAACCACAGCAGAGGTAACGTAAAACTCGGTCCTTTATTGAAAGTGGGCAAAAAAGGAACTTTTGAGAAAAAACCTGAAGAAATGAGCTGTTTACCAGCGAATGCTAGAAAAATGAGGCTAAGATTGATCAATACAATTAGGTTGGTTGAGGAGCATTTTGACAATTCGCCGTTCAATTCTGTTTGCGGAGAATCCAACATCGGTGTGGTGGCCTCCGGACTGGCCTATGAATACGTTATGGAAGCCCTTGAAACGCTAAAAGCGAAGGATGAGGTGTCGCTATTAAAATTATCAACATTGTATCCCTTGCCGAAAAAACTTGTGACATCTTTTCTCGAAGGGAAAGAAAAAGTCTTAGTTATTGAGGAATTAGAACCTTTCATTGAAAACTATGTAAAAAGCTTTTGTTGCGACTTAGATTCGAAGACAAAAGTTTATGGAAAAGCTTTCATACCCCTAGTGGGGGAATTAACCCCCTCAGCGGTCTTGGAAGGTTTAGCTAAATTCTTAAATAAAAAGTTGGAATGCAAGAGAGAACAAAAATTGGCGGTTGAAGCGCCGCCGCGTCCGCCAGTGTTGTGCGCGGGGTGTCCACATAGAAGTACGTTTTACGCCATAAAATTAGCTGTGAAAAAAAGAAAGGTGGATGCTATATATCCAAGTGATATAGGTTGCTATGGACTTGGATTTTATCCTCCACTAGAAGCTATAGACGTGAGTCTGTGCATGGGTTCAAGCATAGGGCTCGCGTGCGGTCTGGCTAAGTTCACAGGAAAAGTCGTTATCGCAACAATAGGCGACTCTACCTTCATGCATGCAGGCATTCCAGCTCTCATCAATGCCACCTTTAATCCCTCAAGCTTTGTTCTAGTAATCTTAGACAACGGACTTGTGGCGATGACTGGGCATCAACCCAGTCCAGTTTCAGGGGTTAATCTCATGGGTGAGAAAGTAAAAATAATCCTCCCTGAAAACTTAGCAACGGCTTGTGGAGCATCATTCTGTAAGGTAGTGGATCCTTATAACCTGGAAGAAACGGTCTCAGCTATCATTGAGGCCATAGATCATGTGCAAAAGGGCTTGGGGCCAGCCGTCGTAATATCTCGCAGAAAATGTGCGCTCACGCTACTACGGGAATCTCGGGATGGAAAAATAAAACTTGTTAAAAGGAGCATAAATCTTGAAAAATGTATTGGCTGCATGGCCTGTATAAAGCTTACCGGGTGTCCAGCTTTGCTGCCAAGCAACGAGAAAGTTTCGATAGATAAAATGACATGCACGGGGTGTGGTTTATGCGAGGAAGTATGTCCATATGACGCTATTGAAAAAAGTGGAGGTTGA
- a CDS encoding alpha/beta hydrolase, whose product MPYLLVNDINLYYEEIGKGETLILLHGLLGSMEDWRRFIPLFSKYYRVIAVDLRGHGRTNNPKGELSNNLFCSDLTGLLDMLHLESVLICGYSLGGYVGLMAALAQPFRIKALVMHASKMFWNDDIVGFMLQRLNPDRILAKTPRFAETLQKMHGRDRWILLLKEASEYLQTMPNEVLGLKDFGRVNIPVLVSVGDRDELVPVEEAVRFYHALQRGELLVMPNTRHSLDTVREQVFIQAILDFLTRVQK is encoded by the coding sequence ATGCCATACTTACTTGTGAACGACATCAACTTATATTATGAAGAAATTGGTAAAGGAGAAACTCTCATTCTTCTTCACGGATTACTTGGATCCATGGAGGATTGGCGCCGATTTATCCCTCTGTTTTCTAAATATTATCGTGTAATTGCGGTGGACCTTCGTGGGCACGGTCGAACTAACAATCCTAAAGGTGAGTTAAGTAACAATCTTTTTTGCAGCGATCTTACAGGGCTTCTAGACATGTTGCACTTAGAGTCTGTTTTAATCTGTGGATACAGTTTGGGAGGGTATGTAGGGCTCATGGCTGCGCTAGCGCAGCCATTTAGAATCAAAGCCCTTGTGATGCATGCGTCGAAAATGTTTTGGAATGATGATATCGTGGGGTTTATGCTCCAGAGACTTAATCCAGATCGTATTCTCGCCAAAACACCTAGGTTTGCCGAGACACTTCAAAAGATGCATGGCCGCGATAGATGGATCTTACTTCTAAAGGAGGCATCAGAGTATCTGCAAACAATGCCGAATGAGGTGTTAGGTTTAAAAGATTTTGGTCGTGTTAATATTCCAGTTTTGGTTTCTGTTGGTGATCGTGATGAGCTAGTTCCTGTTGAGGAGGCTGTGCGTTTTTATCATGCGTTACAAAGGGGTGAATTGCTGGTAATGCCTAATACCCGCCATTCCTTGGATACGGTGCGGGAACAGGTATTTATACAAGCTATACTAGACTTCTTAACCAGAGTTCAAAAATAG
- the cysS gene encoding cysteine--tRNA ligase, which yields MGKAKREVYLFNTLTRRKEKFVPMEEGNVRMYCCGPTVYWYAHIGNFRTYIFEDILRRVLEFNGFRVKHVMNITDVGHLTSDADAGEDKMEVGAQRERKTVWEIADFYTKKFFEDAERLNILKPTIVCKATDHIADMIDYIRKLEEKGYAYIIDDGVYFDTSKLEDYGKLTGMDFEKLNESLKAGARVEFNPNKRHLTDFCLWRFSPKDKKRQMEWNSPWGVGFPGWHIECTVMGMKYLGEHFDIHCGGIDHIPIHHTNEIAQAEALTGKPLANYWLHGAFLVFGKSMKMAKSAGEIITVQTLVDEGFDPLAFRYLCLTAHYRSELVFTWESLRSAQNALFTLREHVRDLAEKLEENAGKSSKYEEYYGSFIEAINDDLNMPKALALTWTLVREEKTLTNREKYDLLMEFDKIFALDLAKEVGKKEGLPPEAEELIQKREEARKARDWATADRIREQLRAMGIIIEDTPQGVKWRIVKH from the coding sequence ATGGGAAAAGCTAAGCGGGAAGTATATCTTTTCAACACTTTGACGCGGAGAAAGGAAAAGTTCGTTCCAATGGAAGAGGGCAATGTTAGAATGTATTGTTGTGGTCCCACAGTTTATTGGTACGCCCACATAGGCAATTTTAGGACATACATATTTGAAGACATTCTCCGAAGGGTCTTGGAATTTAATGGCTTCAGGGTAAAGCATGTGATGAATATCACGGACGTGGGACACTTAACTTCGGACGCTGACGCTGGGGAGGACAAAATGGAGGTTGGTGCCCAAAGGGAGAGAAAAACTGTTTGGGAGATAGCTGATTTTTACACAAAGAAGTTCTTCGAAGACGCGGAGAGACTTAACATTCTCAAGCCGACGATAGTCTGTAAGGCGACAGACCACATTGCTGACATGATTGACTATATTCGTAAGCTTGAGGAAAAGGGCTACGCGTATATAATTGACGACGGTGTCTATTTCGACACTTCTAAGTTGGAGGATTACGGGAAACTCACTGGAATGGATTTCGAGAAGTTGAATGAAAGTCTGAAGGCTGGAGCAAGAGTTGAATTCAACCCCAACAAAAGGCATTTAACAGACTTCTGCCTTTGGCGCTTCTCTCCAAAGGACAAAAAGCGGCAGATGGAATGGAATTCTCCTTGGGGTGTGGGTTTTCCTGGATGGCATATAGAGTGCACTGTCATGGGGATGAAGTATTTAGGCGAGCACTTTGACATTCACTGTGGAGGCATAGACCACATACCAATCCACCACACAAATGAGATTGCGCAAGCTGAAGCTTTGACTGGCAAGCCTCTGGCGAATTATTGGTTGCACGGAGCGTTCTTAGTTTTTGGCAAATCAATGAAAATGGCAAAGTCCGCCGGAGAGATAATCACGGTTCAGACGCTGGTGGATGAGGGATTTGATCCGTTAGCCTTTAGGTACCTGTGTTTGACAGCTCACTACAGGTCTGAGCTTGTTTTCACTTGGGAAAGCTTGCGGTCAGCTCAGAATGCGTTATTCACGTTAAGGGAGCATGTTAGAGACTTGGCTGAAAAATTGGAGGAAAATGCGGGTAAAAGCTCAAAGTATGAGGAATATTATGGAAGTTTTATTGAGGCGATAAATGACGACTTAAACATGCCTAAGGCTTTAGCCTTAACATGGACCTTGGTCAGAGAGGAGAAAACTTTGACTAACCGTGAAAAGTATGATTTGCTCATGGAGTTTGACAAAATCTTTGCGTTGGATTTGGCCAAGGAGGTAGGAAAGAAGGAGGGACTGCCGCCAGAAGCTGAAGAACTTATCCAAAAAAGGGAGGAAGCGAGAAAAGCTAGGGACTGGGCTACGGCTGATAGAATCAGAGAGCAGCTGCGCGCTATGGGTATAATAATCGAGGATACACCGCAAGGCGTGAAATGGCGAATAGTGAAACACTAA
- a CDS encoding 30S ribosomal protein S7, protein MSKEQKEDKKEETKEIKLFGKWNFKEVEVKDPGLKRYISLKPLVIPHSMGRHEHKRFGKANVNIVERLVNNLMRPGKNAGKKAKAINIVKHAFEIIHLRTGRNPIEVLVRAVENSAPCEDTTRIAYGGIVYHLSVDISPQRRVDLALRHICEGARQAAMHNPRSIEECLAEELILAASNDMKSYAVSKRHELERIAMASR, encoded by the coding sequence TTGAGCAAAGAACAGAAAGAAGATAAAAAAGAAGAGACAAAAGAGATAAAACTTTTCGGAAAATGGAACTTCAAAGAAGTTGAAGTCAAAGATCCGGGATTAAAGCGATATATATCGCTTAAACCTCTTGTGATTCCCCACAGCATGGGGCGTCACGAGCACAAGCGTTTTGGAAAGGCAAACGTGAACATTGTGGAGAGGCTTGTAAACAACCTAATGCGTCCAGGGAAAAATGCAGGCAAAAAGGCTAAAGCCATAAACATTGTTAAACATGCCTTCGAAATCATTCACCTACGCACTGGGAGAAACCCCATAGAAGTTTTGGTTAGGGCCGTTGAAAATTCTGCACCATGCGAGGACACTACGCGAATAGCTTACGGTGGAATAGTTTACCATTTATCCGTGGACATTTCGCCCCAAAGAAGAGTTGACCTTGCTTTGCGACACATATGCGAGGGAGCACGGCAAGCAGCCATGCATAATCCACGTTCCATTGAAGAATGCCTAGCTGAAGAGTTGATTTTGGCGGCGAGCAACGACATGAAAAGCTACGCGGTTTCAAAACGTCATGAACTCGAAAGAATAGCCATGGCTTCAAGATAG
- a CDS encoding FxLYD domain-containing protein: MKKVWFMLIALGVLSFASYIFEAKAGDTVVVLPNHTGWYDAIGYYRVSGEVENSRNNAVKDVWITVNFYDSSGNMIGTAYNHAYLHVLLPGRKSPFEVLLTTAAASRVHHYSLNVVATDTDPVPEGLEILSSSSHIEISGDLVVTGSIKNIAQNTAHSVKVVAAFYNATGYVVATSYAYLSSQDLGSNEIESFQIVLSSSTGRVQLVSSYSLTAESLEYSVVPEFPSAASLSAVLMVSLFTAAITTFNRRAQIKGI, encoded by the coding sequence TTGAAAAAAGTTTGGTTTATGCTGATAGCTTTAGGTGTGCTGTCATTTGCCTCCTATATCTTTGAAGCGAAAGCAGGTGATACGGTTGTTGTGTTGCCAAACCACACGGGATGGTATGATGCCATAGGCTATTATCGCGTTTCAGGAGAAGTAGAAAATTCCAGGAATAATGCTGTGAAGGATGTTTGGATCACTGTAAATTTCTATGATTCAAGTGGCAACATGATAGGGACAGCCTACAACCATGCATATCTGCATGTCCTCTTACCGGGGAGAAAATCTCCTTTCGAAGTGCTTTTAACAACGGCGGCGGCAAGCCGGGTTCACCATTACAGCTTAAACGTTGTTGCAACGGACACAGATCCGGTTCCAGAGGGCTTAGAGATCCTTTCAAGCAGTTCTCACATCGAGATTTCAGGTGACCTAGTTGTAACGGGGAGTATAAAGAACATTGCCCAGAACACGGCACACAGCGTAAAAGTGGTGGCCGCTTTCTACAATGCAACTGGGTATGTGGTGGCGACGTCATACGCATATTTAAGCTCCCAAGATTTGGGTTCAAATGAGATAGAATCCTTTCAGATAGTGCTAAGCTCTAGTACTGGCAGGGTGCAGCTGGTGTCAAGTTATTCTTTAACTGCAGAGTCTTTGGAGTATTCTGTGGTTCCGGAATTTCCGTCGGCTGCAAGTTTATCAGCAGTTTTAATGGTCTCTCTTTTTACCGCGGCAATTACAACATTCAACCGTAGAGCGCAAATAAAAGGGATTTAA